From Pseudoalteromonas viridis, the proteins below share one genomic window:
- a CDS encoding hybrid sensor histidine kinase/response regulator transcription factor encodes MMFSRITKALLLYWLAGIHFCQAYATYPVFSHIDRKQGLSHPHINAIVKDDQGYMWFATEDGLNRYDGYEIKVYRHKAGDPTSVNDNHITTLLLDSRGRLWVGTLRGVSLYIAEQDNFTRYLSKEGDTPRVFSLYENSNNEILIGTNGGGILRAADDTLSLTPPPELDFKQIRSRKIKVFSEFEYTYVVGTDDGLFVIDPAQNKIVDYHFSYSGGDDLFSNDINVVYKKNAHELLIGSGDGLHVLNLQTQQHYTVSKAMLNGRQTSHKVIKTITDMGKGVLWLGTDDGIRVADHELTQVSSIKHNKEDARSLSSNAVTSVFKDESGLVWMGTKTTGINLYNPNVQAFGLHKFANDINGCVANNTHFNILKSSETDIWLDAYQKGLFRLNLNSGACFQYEGIAHELHVNNDVINAGSLFEHSQGDIWLGTLKGAIYRLKKGQHTFERFVGKNEAQLRPGALRAVVEDHKGNLWMGFDYGGLRYFDYETELYQAFSHDEKQQNTLSSNFIFALALDEKRKVLWIGSETGGIDKYDLDTQRFTRYWYSEKRVDGLKSGVYSLLHDERGYVWAGTMGSGLVRIDEESDEIRYFTTDNGLPNNTIYKVLKDNQGIVWLATNHGLARFDPATNEVRNYYASDGLQGNEFNTGGFFDPLSSQMFLVGSQGVNIFYPRNIKLDQSKARTVITQFLLFNRPQTALLKTDEKYQTYLDLEYQQNLFSFAFSGLHYADPQRQHYQYMLEGFDLDWRTTSFKQRTATYTNLDPGQYLFRVKSSNHHGVWGDETQVRVTIFPPIWLTWWAKLCYLLVTVVVMFVVYRFRTKSMRAQNRELELRVASRTHELNQEKQRVEALLQHKSKEFENISHEFRTPLAIIIGRAQQQLQQTISPEQRAAFDVIANIGQRLALTVDDVIALAKFQQQEPQHCFRLVSVSTLVSDICEQMSCYATLKQQQFLTSINPGIFHYCQPYAIEKLVNNLLSNAIKYTPNRGQVKVALEQQGEKYQLTVSDNGVGIAKAQQEIIFKRFYRCDDSTLTAPGSGIGLSLVRDIVTLHDGEIELYSEPGKGSQFIVTFSSASKRVEEYDYSIDPKSIELMMLNQQTDEQFAESYVGSTSLPSLLVVEDNRQLNALLREQLAERYQVFSAFTGVDGLSIAINQVPDIIISDINMPKMDGYQLLDKVKNHPGISHIPVILLTAQCDAESRLTGFKYKADAYVAKPYHLNELLAVLEAQHFNRQKVREHIGSLLANERPISEAGLDEYSNEVIDNCVTYITEHYQEASLSVKSLLDTACLSERQLQRKFQETVGMTPGEFIKEYRLKRAQPLLRKAIKVNDVAQRVGFSSANHFSRQYREKFGYPPSQEAKRSA; translated from the coding sequence ATGATGTTTAGCCGGATCACTAAAGCCTTACTCTTGTATTGGCTTGCGGGTATTCACTTTTGTCAGGCTTATGCGACATATCCTGTGTTTAGTCATATCGATCGCAAACAGGGACTGTCGCACCCGCACATTAATGCAATTGTGAAAGATGACCAGGGGTATATGTGGTTTGCCACAGAAGATGGTCTCAATCGTTATGATGGTTATGAGATTAAAGTGTATCGCCACAAGGCTGGTGACCCAACTTCAGTGAACGATAATCATATCACCACTTTATTGCTAGACAGTCGCGGGCGGTTGTGGGTTGGCACTTTACGTGGTGTCAGCCTCTATATTGCTGAACAGGATAATTTTACTCGTTACTTGTCGAAAGAGGGTGATACACCCCGCGTGTTCTCTCTCTATGAAAATAGTAATAATGAGATACTCATTGGAACAAACGGCGGTGGTATCTTGCGGGCTGCCGATGACACCTTATCGTTAACACCGCCACCTGAACTTGATTTTAAGCAGATAAGAAGCCGTAAAATTAAAGTGTTTTCTGAGTTTGAATACACATATGTGGTAGGAACAGATGACGGGCTATTTGTTATCGATCCGGCCCAAAATAAAATCGTGGATTATCACTTTAGCTATTCGGGCGGTGATGATCTATTTTCAAATGATATTAACGTGGTCTATAAAAAAAATGCGCATGAGCTATTGATTGGTAGTGGAGATGGTTTACATGTTTTAAATCTGCAAACTCAGCAGCATTACACTGTGAGTAAGGCCATGCTGAATGGGCGTCAAACAAGTCATAAAGTGATCAAGACCATTACCGATATGGGTAAGGGGGTTTTATGGCTGGGGACAGATGATGGAATAAGAGTGGCAGACCATGAACTGACGCAAGTGTCCAGCATAAAACACAACAAAGAAGATGCTCGATCTTTAAGTTCGAATGCCGTGACAAGCGTATTCAAAGATGAGTCAGGGCTTGTCTGGATGGGTACGAAAACAACAGGTATCAATCTTTATAACCCTAATGTTCAGGCTTTTGGTTTGCATAAATTTGCAAATGACATCAATGGCTGTGTGGCAAATAACACTCACTTCAATATTCTAAAGTCATCTGAAACAGATATATGGCTCGATGCCTATCAGAAGGGACTCTTTCGGCTCAATCTGAACTCTGGAGCATGCTTTCAATATGAGGGTATCGCACACGAATTACACGTGAATAACGACGTGATCAATGCAGGTTCACTGTTCGAGCACAGCCAAGGTGATATTTGGCTAGGTACTTTGAAGGGGGCCATTTACCGGCTAAAGAAAGGGCAACATACATTTGAGCGGTTTGTCGGTAAGAATGAAGCGCAACTCAGACCTGGGGCGCTGCGTGCAGTTGTTGAAGACCACAAAGGAAACTTATGGATGGGTTTTGATTATGGTGGTCTGCGTTATTTTGATTATGAAACCGAGCTCTATCAGGCATTTTCTCATGATGAAAAACAGCAAAACACGCTGAGTAGTAATTTTATTTTTGCACTTGCACTGGACGAAAAGCGAAAAGTGTTATGGATTGGCTCTGAAACTGGTGGCATTGATAAGTATGATCTGGATACACAACGCTTTACTCGCTACTGGTACAGTGAGAAGCGCGTTGATGGCCTAAAAAGTGGAGTCTATTCACTGCTCCATGACGAGCGGGGGTATGTTTGGGCTGGTACAATGGGCAGTGGATTGGTGCGTATTGATGAAGAAAGTGATGAGATACGCTATTTCACCACGGACAATGGACTACCTAATAATACAATTTACAAAGTCCTGAAGGACAATCAGGGGATAGTATGGCTGGCGACCAACCATGGGTTGGCTAGATTTGACCCCGCGACAAATGAAGTCCGTAATTATTACGCCAGTGATGGGCTACAGGGGAATGAATTTAATACCGGTGGATTTTTCGACCCGCTTAGTAGCCAGATGTTTCTTGTTGGCTCTCAGGGGGTGAATATATTCTACCCGCGCAATATAAAGCTTGATCAGAGCAAAGCCCGCACAGTGATCACACAATTTTTGCTGTTCAATCGGCCTCAGACTGCATTGTTAAAAACTGACGAAAAATATCAGACCTATCTTGATTTAGAATATCAGCAAAACTTATTTAGTTTTGCTTTTTCCGGGCTGCATTACGCTGATCCTCAGAGACAGCATTATCAGTATATGCTAGAGGGGTTTGATCTTGATTGGCGCACAACCAGCTTTAAGCAGCGTACTGCGACTTATACTAACCTCGACCCTGGACAGTACTTATTTCGGGTAAAGTCCAGTAATCACCACGGGGTATGGGGAGATGAAACTCAGGTTAGAGTCACAATTTTTCCACCTATATGGTTAACGTGGTGGGCAAAACTGTGTTACCTGCTCGTCACTGTTGTTGTTATGTTTGTCGTATATCGCTTTAGAACAAAAAGTATGCGCGCGCAAAACCGGGAACTTGAGCTTCGAGTGGCATCTCGTACCCACGAACTAAATCAGGAAAAGCAGCGGGTAGAAGCTCTGTTGCAACACAAGTCAAAAGAGTTTGAAAATATTTCCCACGAATTCAGAACGCCTCTGGCGATTATTATTGGTCGGGCTCAACAGCAATTACAGCAAACCATTTCGCCGGAGCAGAGGGCAGCTTTTGACGTTATTGCCAATATCGGTCAGCGCTTAGCACTCACTGTAGATGATGTAATTGCGTTAGCGAAGTTTCAGCAACAAGAACCGCAGCATTGTTTTCGGTTAGTATCGGTATCCACTCTGGTGAGTGATATTTGTGAGCAGATGTCATGTTATGCCACTTTAAAGCAGCAGCAATTTTTAACCTCAATCAACCCGGGTATTTTTCACTATTGCCAGCCCTACGCAATAGAGAAGCTGGTCAATAATCTGCTCTCCAATGCTATCAAGTACACACCAAACCGAGGGCAGGTTAAAGTGGCGTTAGAGCAACAAGGTGAAAAGTATCAGCTTACAGTCTCGGACAATGGTGTCGGCATTGCCAAAGCGCAGCAGGAAATAATTTTTAAACGTTTTTATCGATGTGATGACAGCACTTTGACTGCGCCGGGTTCTGGGATAGGCTTATCCCTTGTCAGAGATATTGTTACGCTCCATGATGGAGAGATAGAGCTATATAGTGAGCCAGGCAAAGGTAGTCAGTTTATCGTGACCTTTTCGTCTGCGTCGAAAAGGGTAGAAGAATATGATTATTCAATTGACCCGAAAAGCATAGAACTGATGATGTTAAATCAGCAAACCGATGAGCAGTTCGCTGAGAGTTACGTGGGCAGCACGTCATTGCCAAGTCTATTGGTGGTAGAGGACAATCGTCAATTGAATGCGCTGTTGCGCGAGCAATTAGCCGAACGTTATCAAGTGTTTAGTGCTTTCACTGGCGTTGATGGTCTATCTATTGCCATAAACCAGGTTCCGGATATCATTATTAGTGACATTAATATGCCGAAAATGGATGGCTATCAGTTGCTTGATAAGGTAAAAAATCATCCTGGGATCAGTCATATTCCCGTGATTTTATTAACGGCGCAATGCGATGCAGAATCAAGGCTAACGGGATTTAAATATAAAGCAGATGCCTATGTAGCCAAGCCTTACCATCTTAATGAACTCTTGGCGGTACTGGAGGCGCAACACTTTAACCGGCAGAAAGTGCGTGAACATATTGGAAGCCTGTTAGCCAATGAACGACCAATAAGTGAAGCTGGATTGGACGAATACAGCAATGAAGTCATTGATAATTGCGTCACCTATATCACAGAGCATTATCAAGAGGCGTCGTTGTCCGTGAAGTCTTTACTCGATACAGCTTGTTTAAGTGAGCGTCAGTTGCAGCGAAAATTTCAGGAAACAGTGGGAATGACGCCTGGAGAATTTATTAAGGAGTATAGATTGAAACGCGCACAACCTTTGCTGCGCAAGGCCATTAAAGTTAACGATGTTGCACAGAGAGTTGGTTTCAGCAGCGCGAATCATTTTTCTCGTCAGTACAGGGAAAAGTTTGGTTATCCACCATCGCAAGAGGCGAAACGTTCTGCATAA
- a CDS encoding FG-GAP-like repeat-containing protein: MKLQHLLYPSLLVGGLAGQVVHAAEINFFAISDPQFAFGNGNDGRARATMRDVAILTNNCSDCSKVVPIAGDLSMDGNGRTSYGNAYKDMVNLGAKPLDGVGNHDTHDYAYGETSFDDRAQLLKGQDLVNKGWKIFHHSKNEMKADGGRCNIGAYCDNASVYYYTVKLQNPTDPSGSAYLIQLHNNIYSDSAVDYLKELKEEKGEEIGQSPIFLVSHQLDDTKANESDMRKELKVLNVVALIHGHYNCEQEVAKGNHCNATESEPDLTVNRYFLGKNEKEVSIPAFNVSSAFHNIFWGFSIDTETNILSFKRFNRGEMDSAYNYAGSFEGLINDIPLSAHNMPYRQKGFLTCELEKSKGKCLTQALTQYATHNDEEDNKWHAGGAYAEGVAEKDDHFGKVIATGDFDNDGYADMAIAAPNEDIGGANDAGTVNIIYGSPAGTNSLKRRGQATAFSQEDIYDEYISKQDKNTKDFRNEADDHFGFALASGNFNGDEYDDLAIGVPKEDLSFGGNNNDGMVVVLYGSANGLTTDGHEIIHQQTEGVSGSAEKDDHFGFALAAGDFNGDEHDDLAIGVPKEDVNDGDNNNDGMIHVLNGGENGLLNGFSADEQSFHQGKFSRMTAEKDDHFGFSLAAGDINGDGYADLAIGAPYEDIGGHDDAGNITIMYGRSPGLSIADYEYIHGNFSELPGSAEANDRLGWSLTIGNFNGDNYGDLVVGVPYEDLGSGGNNNDGNVFVIYGSRSKLNKNKIQEFHQNKSGMPGSAEKDDKFGYSLAHGDFNNDGYDDLAVGSPTEDLNGKDNAGKVDIIFGSRSGLSYSDIKSFHQGLAKITGSVETDDHYGYAIATGDLNNDGYDDVIIGVPKEDVSAGDNNNDGTVSIIYGSRNKFSIINEQEVLQKTK, from the coding sequence ATGAAATTACAACACTTACTTTATCCCTCATTGCTCGTCGGGGGGTTAGCCGGGCAGGTTGTGCACGCAGCTGAAATTAATTTTTTTGCTATCTCTGATCCACAGTTTGCATTTGGCAATGGTAATGATGGGCGAGCAAGAGCAACCATGCGTGATGTCGCAATATTAACGAACAATTGCTCTGATTGCTCTAAAGTTGTTCCGATTGCTGGCGATCTCAGCATGGACGGTAATGGCAGAACTTCTTACGGTAATGCCTATAAGGATATGGTCAACCTGGGGGCGAAGCCATTAGATGGGGTAGGCAATCATGATACCCACGACTATGCCTATGGAGAGACGAGTTTTGATGATAGAGCTCAGCTTCTCAAGGGCCAGGATTTGGTTAATAAAGGGTGGAAAATCTTTCATCATTCAAAGAATGAAATGAAAGCCGATGGTGGTCGCTGTAATATTGGTGCGTATTGTGACAATGCATCGGTTTATTATTATACTGTTAAGCTTCAAAACCCCACTGACCCTAGCGGCTCTGCTTACCTTATCCAGTTGCACAACAATATCTATTCAGATAGTGCAGTCGACTATCTGAAGGAATTGAAGGAAGAAAAAGGCGAAGAAATTGGTCAATCACCTATCTTTTTGGTTTCTCATCAACTTGATGACACCAAAGCTAATGAGAGTGATATGCGGAAAGAACTTAAGGTGCTTAATGTTGTGGCCCTTATCCACGGTCACTACAATTGTGAACAGGAAGTGGCCAAGGGTAATCACTGTAATGCCACTGAAAGTGAACCTGATTTAACTGTCAATCGATATTTCTTGGGTAAAAATGAAAAAGAGGTGTCTATCCCTGCTTTTAACGTCAGCTCCGCATTTCATAATATTTTCTGGGGTTTTAGTATAGACACCGAGACCAATATCCTGTCTTTTAAACGCTTTAATCGGGGAGAAATGGACAGCGCTTACAACTACGCCGGGTCTTTTGAAGGTCTGATAAATGATATCCCTTTAAGTGCTCACAACATGCCTTATCGTCAGAAAGGTTTTTTAACGTGTGAGCTGGAAAAAAGCAAAGGCAAATGTCTCACACAGGCGCTGACGCAGTATGCAACGCACAATGATGAGGAAGATAATAAATGGCATGCCGGGGGCGCTTATGCCGAAGGCGTTGCAGAGAAGGACGACCATTTTGGTAAAGTAATCGCGACTGGCGACTTTGATAATGATGGCTACGCCGATATGGCCATCGCGGCGCCAAATGAAGACATCGGTGGGGCCAATGATGCCGGGACTGTGAATATCATCTACGGAAGCCCAGCAGGGACCAACTCTTTAAAAAGGAGAGGACAAGCGACGGCATTCAGTCAAGAGGATATCTATGATGAATATATCAGTAAGCAAGATAAAAATACTAAAGATTTCAGAAATGAAGCGGATGACCATTTTGGCTTTGCCCTTGCCTCTGGGAACTTTAATGGCGATGAATATGATGACCTGGCCATTGGTGTGCCAAAGGAGGATTTAAGTTTTGGTGGAAACAACAATGACGGCATGGTTGTTGTGTTATACGGAAGTGCAAACGGCCTGACGACAGACGGACATGAGATTATTCATCAGCAGACTGAAGGCGTTTCAGGGTCTGCGGAAAAAGATGACCATTTTGGCTTTGCCCTTGCCGCAGGGGACTTTAATGGCGATGAACATGATGACCTGGCCATTGGAGTACCGAAAGAAGATGTCAATGATGGCGATAATAACAATGACGGAATGATACATGTGCTCAATGGTGGTGAAAATGGGCTCCTGAATGGCTTTAGCGCAGACGAGCAGTCATTCCATCAGGGCAAGTTTAGCCGTATGACTGCTGAAAAAGATGATCACTTTGGGTTTTCCCTGGCAGCCGGGGATATTAATGGTGATGGTTATGCCGATCTGGCTATTGGCGCTCCTTATGAAGACATTGGCGGCCATGATGATGCTGGTAATATTACTATCATGTACGGCCGCAGCCCGGGTCTTAGTATTGCCGACTATGAGTATATTCATGGGAACTTTTCAGAGCTACCCGGCTCTGCCGAAGCTAATGACAGGCTTGGCTGGTCGCTGACAATAGGTAACTTTAATGGCGATAATTATGGTGACCTTGTTGTTGGCGTGCCCTATGAAGACTTGGGTTCTGGTGGTAATAATAATGATGGCAATGTGTTTGTTATTTACGGCAGCAGAAGCAAGTTAAATAAAAACAAAATTCAGGAGTTCCACCAGAATAAATCCGGCATGCCGGGTAGTGCTGAAAAAGACGATAAATTCGGTTATAGCCTGGCTCATGGAGACTTCAATAACGATGGGTACGATGACCTTGCTGTCGGGTCGCCAACAGAAGACTTGAATGGCAAAGATAACGCCGGCAAAGTTGACATCATTTTTGGCTCGCGATCTGGGTTGAGCTATTCAGATATAAAAAGTTTTCACCAGGGCTTAGCTAAAATCACCGGCTCTGTGGAAACCGATGACCATTATGGCTATGCCATCGCGACTGGCGACCTGAATAATGATGGGTATGATGATGTGATAATTGGTGTGCCAAAAGAAGATGTGAGTGCCGGAGACAACAATAATGACGGCACTGTGTCTATTATTTATGGCAGCCGCAATAAATTTTCTATCATTAATGAGCAAGAAGTACTTCAAAAGACGAAATAG
- a CDS encoding phosphatidylinositol-specific phospholipase C domain-containing protein, which produces MKNFKKSACAAALLSALFVAAHSARAGTWWGEQQTFDDIPYNLAIQFSVHNTYDKKEVDGIGQNDGFYKFLEQKIASLEIDLIAEKVNGITQFHVGHGWGDLEKGTICQENMSDNKTPLANCLADVKRWIDDENPDYPITLFLDLKNSSDYDSETYESLEKVFSQSLGGTQLFTPKDLTVAQEQVYSSPRERVEKVGWPSMAQMAGKVIVFIATHNDKLFLYAQGGITKTGGRIPNFLLFLPPVKKALRTLIAQVAILIDSLTKWSRSTKNISLARPKPWALGRSLVVLCCVIGTLTRTVKIKTKTSLTMIFKVL; this is translated from the coding sequence ATGAAGAACTTTAAAAAATCTGCCTGCGCCGCAGCTTTGTTAAGCGCGCTTTTTGTTGCTGCTCATTCTGCACGTGCCGGGACATGGTGGGGAGAGCAGCAGACATTCGATGATATTCCTTACAATTTGGCCATTCAATTTAGTGTACACAATACCTATGACAAAAAGGAAGTTGATGGCATAGGTCAAAACGATGGATTCTATAAATTTCTAGAACAAAAGATTGCGTCGCTTGAGATTGACTTGATTGCAGAAAAAGTCAATGGCATAACGCAGTTTCACGTTGGACACGGCTGGGGTGACCTTGAAAAAGGTACTATTTGTCAGGAAAATATGAGTGACAACAAGACCCCTTTGGCAAATTGCCTTGCTGATGTTAAACGCTGGATTGACGATGAAAATCCGGATTACCCCATAACTCTATTTTTAGATTTAAAGAACAGCTCGGATTACGACAGTGAAACCTATGAGTCACTGGAAAAGGTATTCAGTCAAAGCTTAGGGGGTACTCAGTTATTTACGCCGAAGGATCTGACTGTTGCTCAGGAGCAAGTTTACAGCTCTCCCCGTGAGCGAGTTGAAAAAGTCGGTTGGCCTTCGATGGCGCAAATGGCAGGTAAGGTGATTGTGTTTATTGCGACCCACAATGACAAGTTGTTCCTTTACGCTCAGGGGGGCATCACAAAAACGGGTGGCAGGATACCAAATTTTTTGTTGTTCCTACCCCCTGTGAAAAAGGCGCTAAGGACATTAATAGCACAGGTTGCAATTTTAATCGATTCCCTAACCAAGTGGTCGCGGTCAACCAAAAACATCAGTTTAGCACGGCCAAAGCCATGGGCTCTCGGGCGTTCTCTAGTGGTTTTGTGTTGCGTAATTGGGACATTGACGAGGACTGTAAAGATCAAAACGAAGACCTCTCTTACAATGATTTTCAAAGTGCTGTGA
- a CDS encoding RICIN domain-containing protein produces the protein MNEFFASHYGADPRQGSKNNYPTTCGIPLLDLQTFLPGHNAELALGTRMISSLSPELVAITENHSEDHYFKITSVEQDLCLNEANISPGQKVTMRSCSDRHTRFKIEQVVGGRQWRTSDGTLMLEVALKDDGNSDLQLEAENYKAGQPVKWGTLPKAEGQMSWYLAKMPDGNYRILSKYNGLCLRAHYGDYVKVDACNGHISSEWQIEKW, from the coding sequence GTGAACGAGTTTTTTGCCAGTCATTATGGTGCTGACCCAAGGCAGGGAAGCAAAAACAACTACCCGACAACATGCGGTATTCCGTTACTGGATTTGCAAACATTTTTACCTGGTCACAATGCGGAGCTGGCACTAGGGACGCGTATGATTTCCTCATTGAGTCCGGAGCTTGTAGCCATTACTGAAAATCATTCTGAAGACCACTATTTTAAAATTACCAGTGTAGAGCAGGACCTGTGTCTTAATGAAGCCAACATCAGCCCAGGTCAAAAAGTTACGATGCGCAGCTGTAGTGATAGACACACTCGGTTCAAGATAGAGCAGGTTGTTGGTGGTCGTCAGTGGCGGACCTCTGATGGCACATTGATGCTGGAAGTGGCACTAAAGGATGATGGAAACAGTGATTTGCAGCTGGAAGCTGAGAATTATAAAGCCGGGCAGCCTGTAAAGTGGGGCACCTTACCCAAGGCAGAGGGGCAAATGAGCTGGTATCTGGCGAAGATGCCAGATGGCAACTATCGCATTTTAAGCAAATATAACGGCCTGTGCTTGAGAGCACACTACGGTGATTACGTGAAAGTCGATGCCTGTAACGGTCATATCAGTAGTGAGTGGCAAATTGAAAAATGGTGA
- a CDS encoding MerR family transcriptional regulator, which yields MYIGEVAKKTGLSVKAIRFYEEKGLIIAPKRKGMYRVYTPEHIEVLKLISEAKELGVTLAELKGVIKYHNGSANWTEINAFLVVIKQRLENELHAISEKIAKLDVCIGSINSCQKTA from the coding sequence GTGTATATAGGTGAAGTGGCAAAGAAAACCGGTTTATCCGTCAAAGCAATCCGGTTTTATGAAGAGAAAGGCTTGATCATAGCCCCGAAAAGAAAAGGGATGTATCGGGTTTATACCCCAGAACATATTGAAGTGTTAAAACTGATCTCAGAAGCGAAGGAGCTGGGAGTAACCCTGGCAGAGCTGAAGGGAGTAATTAAATATCACAATGGCAGCGCAAATTGGACGGAGATTAACGCTTTCCTGGTAGTGATAAAGCAAAGACTTGAAAACGAGCTGCATGCTATTTCTGAGAAAATAGCCAAGCTAGATGTTTGCATAGGTTCAATCAATTCTTGTCAAAAAACCGCTTGA
- a CDS encoding NAD(P)H-dependent oxidoreductase, translated as MKKVLLLNGNPKQSSFTHSLSSEYQQQAEKSATVRRFNLSEMDFDSNLACGYDEIQALEACLSDFIEALVWAEHIVIITPVWWGGLPAKLKGLFDRSLLPGTAFSYQNDSASVVQLLTGKTARVILTMDAPQEFTEQQSRPVLEQLSLYTLEFCGINKAEVTLFGSVILSDESQRKSWLEEVQTLGMNIS; from the coding sequence ATGAAAAAAGTCTTACTGTTAAATGGCAACCCAAAACAAAGTAGCTTTACTCACAGTCTGAGCTCTGAGTATCAACAGCAAGCTGAAAAATCGGCAACGGTCCGTCGCTTCAATTTGTCAGAGATGGACTTTGACTCAAACTTGGCTTGCGGCTACGATGAAATTCAGGCGCTGGAAGCCTGCCTGAGCGATTTTATTGAAGCCCTAGTTTGGGCCGAACATATTGTAATCATTACACCTGTCTGGTGGGGCGGGTTGCCTGCAAAACTCAAAGGGCTATTTGATAGAAGTCTTTTACCCGGTACAGCGTTTTCTTACCAAAATGACAGTGCCAGCGTTGTACAATTGCTGACTGGTAAAACGGCGAGAGTTATATTAACTATGGATGCGCCGCAAGAGTTTACTGAACAACAATCCAGGCCGGTCTTAGAGCAGCTGAGCCTTTATACGCTTGAGTTTTGCGGTATTAACAAAGCTGAAGTGACTTTATTTGGGTCAGTTATTCTATCTGATGAGAGTCAGCGGAAGAGCTGGCTTGAAGAGGTACAAACGCTGGGGATGAATATAAGTTAG
- the fur gene encoding ferric iron uptake transcriptional regulator, with amino-acid sequence MTDHNLELKKAGLKVTLPRIKILEILQCPDNQHISAEDVYKILLDKGEEIGLATVYRVLNQFDDAGIVTRHHFEGGKSVFELSGSTHHDHLVCLKCGKVVEFEDDVIETRQEEIAKDNGIKLTNHSLYLYGECSDVEACKKYAEENGN; translated from the coding sequence ATGACTGATCACAACTTAGAGCTAAAAAAAGCGGGTTTAAAGGTTACCCTGCCACGTATTAAGATCTTAGAGATCCTGCAGTGTCCTGATAACCAGCACATCAGTGCCGAAGACGTATACAAAATCCTGCTGGATAAAGGCGAAGAAATCGGTCTTGCGACCGTTTACCGCGTGTTAAACCAGTTCGACGACGCCGGCATTGTGACCCGTCACCACTTCGAAGGTGGTAAGTCTGTATTTGAATTGTCAGGCAGTACACACCATGACCACCTGGTATGCCTAAAGTGTGGTAAAGTCGTTGAGTTTGAAGATGATGTGATTGAAACGCGTCAGGAAGAGATTGCCAAAGACAACGGCATTAAGCTGACCAACCACTCTCTTTATCTGTACGGTGAGTGCAGCGACGTGGAAGCGTGTAAAAAATACGCTGAAGAAAACGGCAACTAA
- the fldA gene encoding flavodoxin FldA, with the protein MASVGIFFGSDTGNTEHVAKMIQKELGKKLVDVKDIAKSSKADIEEFDLILFGIPTWYYGEAQCDWDDFFPELEEINFEGKLVAIFGCGDQEDYAEYFLDAMGMINDIVTERGAIVIGNWSTEGYDFEASKALVDDSHFVGLGIDEDRQPELTEERVKKWSAQVYEEMCLSELED; encoded by the coding sequence ATGGCAAGCGTAGGTATTTTTTTCGGCAGTGACACGGGTAACACCGAACACGTTGCAAAAATGATCCAAAAAGAATTGGGCAAAAAATTAGTCGACGTAAAAGACATTGCCAAGAGCAGCAAAGCAGATATCGAAGAGTTTGACTTGATCCTTTTTGGTATCCCTACTTGGTACTACGGTGAAGCACAGTGCGACTGGGATGACTTTTTCCCTGAGCTGGAAGAAATCAATTTTGAAGGCAAGCTGGTCGCAATCTTCGGTTGCGGTGACCAGGAAGACTATGCCGAGTACTTCCTCGATGCAATGGGTATGATCAACGACATCGTCACAGAACGTGGTGCAATCGTGATCGGTAACTGGTCGACAGAAGGCTATGATTTCGAAGCGTCTAAAGCCCTGGTAGACGACAGTCACTTTGTGGGTCTGGGTATCGACGAAGACCGTCAGCCTGAGCTCACCGAAGAGCGCGTTAAAAAGTGGTCTGCTCAGGTATATGAAGAAATGTGCCTAAGCGAGCTGGAAGACTAA
- the ybfE gene encoding LexA regulated protein has protein sequence MAKSELDRTTIDLFENEKRPGRPKTNPLPREMQLKINKRNQIKRDRARGLKRVEFKISSELYQALSDMAEEQNISRSALIETILQEKLAINR, from the coding sequence ATGGCCAAGTCTGAATTAGATAGAACCACTATCGACTTGTTTGAAAATGAAAAGCGCCCTGGTCGGCCTAAGACAAATCCTCTCCCCCGAGAGATGCAGCTAAAGATCAACAAGCGCAATCAGATTAAAAGAGACAGAGCAAGAGGGTTAAAGCGCGTCGAGTTTAAAATTTCCTCTGAACTATATCAGGCATTGAGTGATATGGCGGAAGAGCAAAACATCAGTCGTAGCGCGCTGATAGAAACCATTTTGCAAGAAAAATTAGCGATTAATAGATAA